In a single window of the Leifsonia sp. 1010 genome:
- a CDS encoding PHP domain-containing protein encodes MADARRFRGPVDLHTHSSVSDGTETPAELIRAAADAGLGTVALTDHDSTAGWADAAAEAARVGITVIPGMELSTRIEFASVHMLGYLFDPTNEALVAETRRIREGRMRRAEDMVRRISEDYDITWDDVLAQATEGATVGRPHIADALVARGLASDRSAAFAGILHWRSGYFQPHYAPEPLTGVRLIRGAGGLPVLAHPATGGRGRVIPEDRLRRLVDAGLFGLELDHRENTADGVERLRELAARYGLRITGSSDYHGAGKPNRLGENTTDPAVVDAMIEEATGAAPFYAP; translated from the coding sequence ATGGCTGATGCGCGGCGGTTCCGAGGTCCCGTCGACCTGCACACGCACTCCAGCGTGTCCGACGGCACGGAGACCCCGGCCGAGCTCATCCGCGCCGCCGCCGACGCGGGGCTGGGCACCGTCGCGCTCACCGATCACGACTCGACGGCCGGGTGGGCGGACGCCGCGGCCGAGGCCGCACGCGTCGGCATCACGGTCATCCCGGGGATGGAGCTGTCGACCCGCATCGAGTTCGCCAGCGTCCACATGCTCGGCTACCTCTTCGATCCGACCAACGAAGCGCTCGTCGCAGAGACCCGCCGCATCCGCGAGGGCCGGATGCGACGCGCCGAGGACATGGTGCGCCGCATCTCGGAGGACTACGACATCACGTGGGACGACGTCCTCGCGCAGGCGACGGAGGGCGCGACCGTCGGCCGGCCGCACATCGCCGACGCGCTCGTCGCGCGCGGGCTCGCCTCGGACCGCAGCGCCGCGTTCGCCGGGATCCTGCACTGGCGGAGCGGCTATTTCCAGCCGCACTACGCGCCGGAGCCGCTGACCGGCGTCCGTCTCATCCGCGGGGCGGGGGGTCTGCCGGTACTGGCGCATCCCGCGACCGGCGGCCGGGGGCGCGTGATCCCGGAGGACCGGCTGCGGCGCCTGGTCGACGCCGGGCTCTTCGGACTGGAGCTCGACCACCGCGAGAACACCGCCGACGGCGTCGAACGGCTGCGGGAGCTCGCGGCCCGCTACGGCCTCCGCATCACCGGATCGAGCGACTACCACGGCGCAGGCAAGCCCAACCGGCTGGGGGAGAACACGACCGATCCGGCCGTCGTCGACGCGATGATCGAAGAAGCGACAGGCGCGGCGCCCTTCTACGCTCCGTGA